A stretch of the Cytobacillus luteolus genome encodes the following:
- a CDS encoding DUF4023 domain-containing protein: MEMESTSEYVERLRENKQKDDANRRRQGNGNPSKRLPQKNKK; this comes from the coding sequence ATGGAAATGGAATCTACATCAGAATACGTCGAAAGACTACGTGAAAATAAACAAAAAGACGATGCAAACAGAAGGCGCCAAGGAAATGGTAACCCTAGCAAACGCCTTCCACAAAAAAATAAAAAATAA